The following proteins are co-located in the Imtechella halotolerans genome:
- a CDS encoding RrF2 family transcriptional regulator: protein MISKKTKYGLKAMSYLARKGKGTPVLISEISEAENISKKFLEAILLQLKNSGFLGSKMGKGGGYYLLKEPSDVKLVSLYRILEGPVAPLPCVSLNYYEKCDDCNSEEDCKLNAVMIELRDNMLAVLTNKCLKDLM from the coding sequence ATGATTTCCAAAAAAACCAAGTATGGACTTAAAGCTATGTCTTATCTTGCTAGAAAAGGTAAAGGGACGCCTGTTTTAATTTCAGAGATTTCTGAAGCAGAAAATATTTCTAAGAAATTTTTAGAAGCCATATTGCTTCAGTTAAAGAATAGTGGTTTTTTGGGCTCTAAAATGGGAAAAGGAGGGGGGTATTATTTGTTGAAAGAACCTTCAGATGTGAAATTGGTTTCTCTATATCGCATTTTGGAAGGGCCAGTTGCTCCATTGCCTTGTGTTAGCCTTAATTACTATGAAAAGTGTGATGATTGTAATAGTGAGGAGGATTGTAAGCTTAATGCAGTTATGATTGAGCTTCGAGACAATATGTTGGCCGTTTTAACTAATAAATGTCTAAAGGATTTGATGTAA
- a CDS encoding phosphoadenosine phosphosulfate reductase domain-containing protein, translating to MNLVEINKILREKSPKEIVLWALSQAQRPVITTNFRPYEAAILHLCSVVKNDIPVIWCDTGYNTMATYRHAQRIIDRLSLKVSLYVPQQTVAYREAQIGLPGIEDPNHALFTEQVKLEPFRRAMETHKPDVWFTNLRKGQTAFRDTLDIVTQGSDGVLKVSPFFYWDDAQLDTYLADHQLENEFKYFDPTKVEANRECGLHLG from the coding sequence ATGAACTTAGTCGAAATCAATAAAATACTTCGCGAAAAATCTCCTAAGGAGATTGTCCTATGGGCCTTGTCTCAAGCTCAACGACCAGTTATTACGACAAATTTTAGACCCTATGAGGCAGCAATATTACATTTGTGTAGTGTAGTTAAGAATGATATACCTGTAATTTGGTGTGACACAGGATATAATACCATGGCTACTTACAGGCATGCTCAGCGTATTATCGATCGGTTGTCTCTTAAGGTTTCCTTATACGTTCCTCAACAAACGGTAGCCTATCGAGAAGCTCAAATTGGATTACCAGGAATTGAAGATCCTAATCATGCATTGTTCACAGAACAAGTGAAACTAGAGCCATTTCGCAGAGCAATGGAAACTCACAAACCGGATGTATGGTTCACTAATCTACGAAAAGGGCAAACAGCATTTAGAGATACGTTGGACATAGTGACTCAAGGTAGTGATGGTGTTTTAAAAGTTTCTCCTTTTTTTTATTGGGATGATGCTCAATTGGATACGTATTTAGCTGATCATCAATTGGAAAATGAATTTAAATATTTTGATCCTACTAAAGTTGAAGCTAATAGGGAATGTGGCTTACATTTAGGTTAG
- the ctlX gene encoding citrulline utilization hydrolase CtlX: MNQVTNTIIMIRPIQFRMNEQTAVNNYFQEDLAIKNQEINSHAQEEFDQFVQKLRLVGVDVIVIEDRKETDTPDSIFPNNWISFHENGDIALYPMFAENRRRERREDVLDLLEDRGYEIQHIVDYTGAEEDGLFLEGTGSIILDRVNRKAYCALSPRADEELFIEFCEDFEYTPVIFTANQSVDGKRMPIYHTNVMMALAETFAVICLESIDDKKERKNVLQHLKEDGKEIVAITEMQMHHFAGNMLQVVGAEEKRYMVMSEAAYKSLTQQQIATIEKHCSILYSSLETIETCGGGSARCMMAEVFLPKK, translated from the coding sequence ATGAATCAAGTCACTAATACCATTATCATGATACGCCCAATACAGTTCAGAATGAATGAACAAACGGCGGTAAATAATTATTTTCAGGAAGATCTTGCTATTAAAAATCAGGAAATTAATAGTCACGCTCAAGAAGAATTCGATCAGTTTGTCCAGAAACTTCGGTTGGTGGGTGTAGATGTTATTGTTATTGAGGATAGAAAGGAAACGGATACTCCTGATTCTATTTTTCCTAACAACTGGATTTCTTTTCATGAAAATGGTGATATTGCTCTTTATCCTATGTTTGCTGAAAATAGACGTAGAGAACGTAGAGAAGATGTTCTAGATTTGTTAGAAGATAGGGGGTATGAAATTCAACATATTGTTGATTATACGGGAGCTGAAGAGGACGGTCTTTTTCTTGAAGGAACTGGAAGTATTATCCTGGATCGCGTGAATAGAAAAGCCTATTGTGCTTTATCGCCTAGAGCAGATGAGGAATTGTTTATTGAGTTTTGTGAAGATTTTGAATATACACCGGTTATTTTTACAGCCAACCAATCGGTAGATGGAAAACGAATGCCAATATATCATACTAATGTTATGATGGCTTTGGCAGAAACTTTTGCGGTAATTTGTCTCGAGAGTATTGATGATAAGAAGGAACGCAAAAATGTTTTGCAACATCTAAAAGAGGATGGAAAGGAAATTGTCGCTATTACAGAAATGCAAATGCATCATTTTGCTGGAAATATGCTCCAAGTTGTAGGTGCAGAAGAAAAGAGATATATGGTCATGAGTGAGGCGGCATATAAAAGTTTGACGCAACAACAAATTGCTACAATTGAAAAGCATTGCAGTATTTTATATTCTTCTCTAGAAACCATTGAAACTTGTGGTGGTGGGAGTGCTCGTTGTATGATGGCTGAAGTTTTTTTACCTAAAAAATAG
- a CDS encoding MarC family NAAT transporter, with amino-acid sequence MELFIYIFAALFSVINPLGTLPIFVGLTQNDTSQERARISLWAAINTFIILLIAFFLGKYILGFFGITLNSLRIAGGLVITSSGFALLTGSFSKHKGIDKRVKDDAYQRNDIALTPLAIPMLAGPGSISLLIALREEFQKSIEMVTALTAVTLVCFIVFLMLKSAPYIVKWLGASGINAVSRIIGFIVIAIGIEYICTAVIDIIKTTF; translated from the coding sequence ATGGAGCTTTTCATTTATATTTTTGCCGCTTTATTTTCAGTAATTAATCCTTTAGGTACACTTCCCATTTTTGTGGGACTTACACAAAATGACACTTCTCAAGAAAGAGCACGTATTTCACTTTGGGCTGCTATAAATACCTTCATCATTTTACTTATTGCCTTTTTCTTAGGCAAGTATATTTTAGGCTTTTTTGGAATTACATTAAATTCTTTAAGAATTGCAGGAGGTCTGGTAATTACAAGTTCTGGATTTGCCCTGCTTACCGGGTCCTTTTCTAAACACAAAGGAATAGACAAACGAGTAAAAGATGATGCCTACCAACGTAATGATATTGCGCTTACACCTTTAGCTATACCTATGCTTGCAGGACCTGGTTCTATTTCACTATTAATTGCCTTACGAGAGGAATTTCAAAAAAGCATTGAAATGGTAACAGCACTAACAGCTGTAACCTTAGTTTGCTTTATTGTTTTTCTAATGCTGAAAAGCGCACCATATATTGTAAAATGGCTTGGTGCTTCTGGAATCAATGCAGTATCCAGGATTATAGGATTTATTGTCATTGCTATTGGAATCGAATACATTTGCACAGCAGTCATTGACATTATAAAAACCACCTTCTAA